The Dyadobacter sp. 676 DNA window TTATGTGCTCCCGGCCGCTGGCACAGGTATTGGCCCTATGATTGTCAAGGAACTGGCGCCTTTTGCTGTGAGCAGCCTTCAAGTAATTTTATTAAATCCAGAAACTGCATTTTTTCTTGACCTAGCTATCCACGAATGATATTAGCTCATTTATGGTACAGGCCTTTTTCTTTTGCCTTCTTTTCCAAGTCAAACAGACTGCTTGCACCCAATTTCGAGAAAATCCGGGACTTGAAAGTACTGATTGTATTGGCTTGTACGTTGAGCATCGCCGCGATTTCCTTTACCCACTTTCCTTCCAGCAAAAGGTGCATCACCTGTTTTTCCCTGACTGAAAGCCGAACGCTCGCGAACGGATTAACCGCGCCATGCCTTCCGGAAAATACTTCTAACAACTGGCGCTGCACGTCCGCGCTTACGTACCGCTTACCGTTCAGCACCGTCGCTACCCCCCTTGCAGCTTCTTGTGGATCAACGGATTTTTCTAGGTAACCGTCTGCCCCGGCAACAATATAATGTATAGCCATCTGCTCTTCATCGGAGGCCGAACAAATCAAGATCCGCGCGTCATTACGTGCTGCCCTGATCTGTTTAACCATATTTGTACCCGTACCGCCGGGGATATCGATATCAAGAATGATCAGCGCAATATCCGGGTTTGAAAAATGCCGTTCGGCATTATAATAGTTATCCTCCTCAATGAATTCAATTTCACTATACAAATCTTGCAGCATAAATTTCATGCTGTTCCGGATCATAAAATGATCGTCAACAATTAACACTTTCATTGGCTTTGTGAATGGGTCAAAGGATCGCACTAGTTAATCAATGATGCGGCTCGTTCCAAGCCTGGTGGAAATTACGACCGTAAAGTACAAGCGATTACTGGCTACACCCGCTCGCTGTCGATTTGCATTTTTGCCTTCAGCTGCGGTATTGAGGCGACTCTAAGCTTTTCAAAGATAATCCTTTTGTAGTTGCTCACCGAGTTGGGATTGATACCGACAGTCTGGGCGATTTCATTTCTTGACCTTGACGAGACCA harbors:
- a CDS encoding response regulator transcription factor; this translates as MKVLIVDDHFMIRNSMKFMLQDLYSEIEFIEEDNYYNAERHFSNPDIALIILDIDIPGGTGTNMVKQIRAARNDARILICSASDEEQMAIHYIVAGADGYLEKSVDPQEAARGVATVLNGKRYVSADVQRQLLEVFSGRHGAVNPFASVRLSVREKQVMHLLLEGKWVKEIAAMLNVQANTISTFKSRIFSKLGASSLFDLEKKAKEKGLYHK